The genome window ATCGGCCCGTTTCTACCGTAAGATTTTTCATCCACTTTATCAGCTCATCGGTAAACACATTTCCGGACATGCGCCATTTCCAGTTGCCTGTGGCCGTTCCGGGGCGGTTCATGCGGGCGCGTGAATCCAGCGCCAGCAAATCCTGCATCGGAATAACCGCCATATTTGCGCG of Bacteroidota bacterium contains these proteins:
- a CDS encoding 4-alpha-glucanotransferase, coding for SRAYASASFKLLPDNSEKELLLQDKNICRSLIERALRSRANMAVIPMQDLLALDSRARMNRPGTATGNWKWRMSGNVFTDELIKWMKNLTVETGR